One window of the Fusobacterium animalis 7_1 genome contains the following:
- a CDS encoding S26 family signal peptidase, translating to MEKLQKSKRKFRKLIIAIWVFIFIVLGTVFIFRINNYILNISQSLPIGIYQKIDSYDYKIDDYVIVKVPEEYKEFIYSRGYMGTDELSAKTMLKKIKGINGDSFEVIEGSLIKNNTEIIAKVLSKDSKGRNLPKISKITLKNGEYFLLGEHPYSLDSRYLGKFEEKDILYKVRPIITF from the coding sequence ATGGAAAAGCTTCAAAAATCTAAAAGAAAATTTAGAAAACTAATTATAGCTATATGGGTTTTTATTTTTATTGTTCTAGGTACTGTATTTATATTTAGAATAAATAATTATATTTTAAATATTTCTCAATCATTACCAATAGGTATTTATCAAAAAATTGATAGTTATGATTATAAAATTGATGATTATGTAATTGTTAAAGTTCCTGAGGAATATAAAGAATTTATATATTCAAGAGGTTATATGGGAACTGATGAATTATCAGCAAAAACAATGTTAAAAAAAATAAAAGGGATTAATGGAGATTCATTTGAAGTAATAGAAGGAAGTTTAATAAAAAATAATACTGAAATAATAGCAAAAGTTCTCAGTAAAGATAGCAAAGGAAGAAATCTTCCTAAAATATCTAAAATAACATTAAAAAATGGTGAATATTTTTTATTAGGTGAGCATCCATACTCTCTTGATAGTAGATATTTAGGGAAATTTGAAGAAAAAGATATTTTATATAAAGTTAGGCCCATTATAACTTTTTAG
- a CDS encoding VirB3 family type IV secretion system protein — protein MNDNYKIPVPKFLVKELTFWGLPYNLAVLMGGVMVLSAIVLKSIPIFIIFFIIYISLVILIKVNPKFDPKIVEIISKMTFKKYINY, from the coding sequence ATGAATGATAATTATAAAATTCCAGTTCCTAAATTCCTTGTAAAAGAATTAACCTTTTGGGGACTACCTTATAATTTGGCAGTTTTAATGGGAGGAGTTATGGTTTTAAGTGCAATTGTTTTAAAAAGTATTCCTATTTTTATTATTTTCTTTATTATTTATATATCATTAGTTATTTTAATAAAGGTTAATCCAAAGTTTGATCCAAAAATTGTGGAAATAATTTCTAAAATGACTTTTAAAAAATATATAAATTATTAA
- a CDS encoding TrbG/VirB9 family P-type conjugative transfer protein, producing the protein MKKLKSLVFAFSLLFSVLANSQEIDLKKAASKKEPVNVAFKPGDTYKIYIAPLHQAVITFGNEIVEYSETGDNVSFNTIEDKHSVRIKVIDEGLNTDLVVKTNENLYYFKVTSTYSDRNTIINFLYPQKEETKKRQIAKTTETIATLNLADLNNKYSISKKYNWTPVQIMDDGQKTYLFMPAKIQELPAFLVKADDGELAIVTYRVVENDSGLKLFVIDRLFKEAVLKLGEKTVYIKNNNFKY; encoded by the coding sequence ATGAAAAAATTAAAAAGCTTAGTATTTGCTTTTTCACTATTATTTTCTGTGCTAGCAAATTCTCAAGAAATTGATTTAAAAAAAGCTGCTAGTAAAAAAGAACCAGTGAATGTAGCTTTTAAACCAGGTGATACTTATAAAATATATATAGCACCATTACACCAAGCTGTTATTACTTTTGGAAATGAAATTGTTGAATATTCTGAAACAGGGGATAATGTTAGTTTTAATACAATTGAAGATAAACACTCAGTAAGAATAAAGGTTATTGATGAAGGACTTAACACTGATTTAGTTGTAAAAACAAATGAAAATCTTTATTACTTTAAAGTTACTTCTACTTATAGTGATAGAAATACAATAATAAATTTTCTTTATCCACAAAAAGAAGAAACTAAAAAAAGACAAATTGCAAAAACTACAGAAACTATTGCTACTCTCAATTTGGCTGATTTAAATAATAAATATTCAATATCTAAAAAATATAACTGGACTCCTGTACAAATTATGGATGATGGACAAAAAACTTATTTATTTATGCCAGCTAAAATTCAAGAATTACCAGCTTTTCTTGTTAAAGCTGATGATGGGGAATTAGCTATTGTAACTTATAGAGTAGTTGAAAATGACAGTGGACTAAAATTGTTTGTTATAGACCGTTTATTCAAAGAAGCTGTATTAAAACTTGGAGAAAAAACAGTTTATATAAAAAATAATAACTTCAAATATTAA
- a CDS encoding ATPase, T2SS/T4P/T4SS family has product MSSQTNYKLEEAKRTLELTLKELGIWEYLFDDTITEIDINPSRDIFIYKQGQGNIFTDKIAEAEKTRHLINILASLEGQVINSRNPRISTILPITESRFEGLVEPVVPNPSCAIRKKSIRILSLADYVKQGAFSEKEKKLIENYVRDKKNMLIVGGTNSGKTTFINAILKAMKEFNDKERHYIIEEVGELQSENKNSVFVKIFPGIFTAKDAIKSAMRFNPDRIIFGELRGSEAFDLINAYNSGHQGGATSVHANDCYGGLEKVETYILYEYDRPMSQLISRTIDVILTMTLINNVRKLDSIAEVKDYRDGKYILDFKYKNSETIL; this is encoded by the coding sequence ATGAGCAGCCAAACTAATTATAAATTAGAAGAGGCTAAAAGAACTCTTGAATTAACTTTAAAAGAATTAGGTATATGGGAATACCTTTTTGACGACACAATTACTGAAATTGACATTAATCCCAGCCGAGATATTTTTATATATAAGCAAGGACAAGGAAATATTTTTACAGATAAAATTGCAGAGGCTGAAAAAACTCGACATTTAATAAATATTTTAGCTTCCTTAGAAGGGCAGGTTATTAATAGTAGAAATCCAAGAATTTCTACTATCCTTCCAATAACTGAAAGCCGTTTTGAAGGTTTAGTTGAGCCTGTTGTTCCTAATCCATCTTGTGCAATTAGAAAAAAGTCTATTAGAATTTTAAGCTTGGCTGATTATGTTAAACAAGGGGCTTTTTCTGAAAAAGAAAAGAAATTAATTGAAAATTATGTAAGAGATAAAAAAAATATGTTAATTGTTGGAGGAACTAACTCAGGAAAAACGACTTTCATTAATGCTATTCTAAAAGCAATGAAGGAATTTAATGATAAAGAAAGACATTATATTATTGAGGAAGTTGGAGAATTACAAAGTGAAAATAAAAATTCTGTTTTTGTAAAAATATTTCCTGGAATTTTCACAGCAAAAGATGCAATAAAAAGTGCTATGAGATTTAATCCAGATAGAATTATATTTGGTGAACTTCGTGGTTCTGAAGCATTTGACCTTATAAATGCTTATAATAGTGGACATCAAGGAGGAGCTACTTCAGTACATGCTAATGATTGTTATGGTGGTTTAGAAAAAGTAGAGACATATATTTTATATGAATATGATAGACCTATGTCTCAATTAATATCAAGAACTATTGATGTTATTTTAACAATGACACTTATTAATAATGTTAGAAAGCTAGATAGCATTGCAGAAGTAAAAGACTATAGAGATGGTAAATATATTTTAGATTTTAAATATAAAAACAGTGAAACAATTTTATAA
- a CDS encoding type IV secretory system conjugative DNA transfer family protein gives MNKTNNKKENKKFLIKFLKFLFLFAFLQCWFATQYFAYKVYYNPILGGIKIKNYKIYSPFSYIVWKYKYKNEVPKVIKHVNEVVYMTSLIGLLIMAIVLSKKNASTVHGTAKWADRAEIKKLDFDRPHGLVLGCNPYTLKIMRDHSDRHAFMGAPTRMGKGINSATPTAYDWDNSIIINDIKGELWGLTSGYRKHILGQKVFCFAPLDTDGISCQFNSLDFIAIGTGKELEDVAVISQTLIDVDGKGESDHWITSAINLINGIILHVRYSNPKASLVDVVEFLTPPNISLVDQIADILGVPREMEENEVGVALRNGDTKQDIKLNSKGEMIYPSKGYACFDHLKHFKDKKLFKKIYNYEGTDRDLEGRLHPLVAREFMAFFKTPDRERGSILSTATQKLKIFLDPIIAQHIRKSDFTIKQLMEEKCTLYLVTPPKNLYRTKSLLRLIFTQVVFELTDRMSFNTKAPKKLNFIQKLLKPFSTGFSKFINYFFPKVVPEKNRLLLMIDEATALGKLDIIEQSMAYAAGYNIKFFIIAQSLNQFKKIYGENNYIIDNCSIQIFLTPNDDKTPKMLSDMFDTYTEKVRNESKRGFQLVPTYSWSYVPRKLMTPGEVRTLPYEDIILMVTGQNPIKGKKLFYYKDKRYDSKKLPGLEKSDINEEFSKKNEIDIEKLNKLKVIEKKEEEFTEKLEIFNTALKEATDDLYEEIATNRSNFAKKYFDELYQKEIKEKEENLSKYTKEVRKMNNALLEKMNETEISFSNER, from the coding sequence TTGAATAAAACTAATAATAAAAAAGAAAATAAGAAATTTCTTATTAAGTTTTTAAAATTTCTTTTTCTCTTTGCTTTTCTTCAATGTTGGTTTGCAACTCAATATTTTGCATATAAAGTGTATTATAACCCTATTCTTGGTGGAATAAAAATTAAAAATTATAAAATTTATTCTCCCTTCTCTTATATAGTTTGGAAATATAAATATAAAAATGAAGTTCCTAAGGTAATAAAGCATGTTAATGAAGTTGTTTATATGACATCTCTTATCGGATTACTTATTATGGCAATAGTATTAAGTAAGAAAAATGCTTCTACTGTACATGGAACAGCTAAATGGGCTGATAGGGCTGAAATAAAAAAATTAGATTTTGATAGACCTCATGGACTTGTATTAGGTTGTAATCCATATACTTTAAAAATAATGAGAGACCACTCTGATAGACATGCTTTTATGGGAGCTCCAACTCGTATGGGAAAAGGTATCAATTCTGCTACTCCAACAGCATATGATTGGGATAATTCAATCATTATTAATGATATTAAAGGAGAACTTTGGGGGCTTACTTCTGGATATAGAAAACACATTCTTGGACAAAAGGTTTTTTGTTTTGCTCCTCTTGATACTGATGGAATTAGTTGTCAATTTAATTCATTAGATTTTATAGCAATTGGAACTGGAAAAGAACTTGAAGATGTTGCTGTTATTTCACAAACATTAATAGATGTTGATGGTAAAGGGGAATCAGATCACTGGATAACATCAGCTATAAATTTAATTAATGGGATTATATTACATGTTAGATACTCTAACCCTAAAGCTTCATTAGTTGATGTTGTGGAGTTCCTAACTCCTCCTAATATTTCATTAGTAGATCAAATTGCTGATATATTAGGTGTTCCTCGTGAAATGGAGGAAAATGAAGTTGGTGTGGCATTAAGAAATGGTGACACTAAACAAGATATAAAGTTAAATTCAAAAGGTGAAATGATTTATCCATCTAAAGGATATGCTTGTTTTGACCATTTAAAACATTTTAAAGATAAAAAACTTTTTAAAAAGATATATAACTATGAAGGGACTGATAGAGATTTAGAAGGAAGATTGCATCCATTAGTAGCAAGAGAATTTATGGCTTTCTTTAAAACTCCTGATAGAGAAAGAGGAAGTATTTTATCTACTGCTACACAAAAATTAAAGATTTTCCTAGATCCTATAATAGCTCAACATATTAGAAAATCTGATTTTACTATAAAGCAATTAATGGAAGAAAAATGTACTTTGTACCTTGTAACTCCTCCTAAGAATTTATACAGAACAAAAAGTTTATTAAGATTAATATTTACTCAAGTAGTATTTGAATTAACTGATAGAATGTCATTTAACACTAAAGCTCCTAAAAAGCTTAATTTTATTCAGAAACTGTTAAAACCTTTTTCTACTGGTTTTAGTAAATTTATTAATTACTTTTTCCCAAAAGTTGTACCTGAAAAAAATAGGCTTTTATTAATGATAGATGAAGCTACAGCTTTAGGAAAATTAGATATTATAGAACAATCTATGGCTTATGCTGCTGGATATAACATTAAATTTTTTATAATTGCCCAATCTTTAAATCAATTTAAAAAGATATATGGAGAGAACAACTATATTATTGATAACTGTTCAATACAGATATTTCTAACCCCTAATGATGATAAAACTCCTAAAATGTTATCTGATATGTTTGATACCTATACTGAAAAAGTTAGAAATGAATCTAAAAGAGGTTTTCAATTAGTTCCAACATACAGTTGGTCATATGTTCCTAGAAAATTAATGACTCCTGGAGAAGTAAGAACACTTCCATATGAAGATATTATTTTAATGGTTACAGGTCAGAATCCAATAAAGGGTAAAAAATTATTTTACTATAAAGATAAAAGATATGATTCAAAAAAATTACCTGGATTAGAAAAGTCTGATATAAATGAAGAATTCTCTAAGAAAAATGAAATTGATATAGAAAAATTAAATAAGTTAAAAGTTATTGAAAAAAAAGAAGAGGAATTTACAGAAAAGTTAGAGATATTTAATACTGCATTAAAAGAAGCTACTGATGATTTATATGAAGAAATTGCAACAAATAGAAGTAATTTCGCTAAAAAATATTTTGATGAATTATATCAAAAAGAAATTAAAGAAAAAGAAGAAAACTTATCCAAGTATACAAAAGAAGTTAGAAAAATGAATAATGCCTTACTTGAAAAGATGAATGAAACAGAAATAAGTTTTAGTAATGAAAGATAA
- a CDS encoding TrbI/VirB10 family protein — MNEDKFDLNENAKNIIKSKEGRTLNIKNIIKGIVILFAVIAILASFFGAFRSFGKNDNKEEEVEEDLQEKEVGQELKDIDYANRNTLKVVDEQLKNNYEEEEDPDIENPEYNIPATEPDPIEEYMKAQELKKLQRYYDAREAPFKKNANKIGDISTSELYSENETSTPAYSSDKEYLDYIMAGIGDNNTNPNMQKEKKQFLKNAAVNNFVLKNPLTPPISKFEVKTGTLIPVVITSSINSDLPGSISAMVRENIYDTLTGTEILIPAGSKLYGKFSSEVSWGQTRVQAVFNRLTLPNGKSINLGAMGVADAQGRSGLTGDVDLHLGKVIGSIIMAGVVGGADGALTNNGNYRKDGNSALSRAGEESGRTTVETVDKYTSKVLEVQPTIWVEAGSRATLMIEEDLILEKYDKSINYLSE, encoded by the coding sequence ATGAACGAAGATAAATTTGATTTAAATGAAAATGCAAAAAATATTATTAAAAGTAAAGAAGGTAGAACCTTAAATATTAAAAACATTATCAAAGGTATTGTTATTTTATTTGCTGTTATTGCTATTCTTGCTAGCTTTTTTGGAGCTTTTAGAAGTTTTGGTAAAAATGATAATAAAGAAGAAGAGGTTGAGGAAGATCTTCAAGAAAAAGAAGTTGGGCAAGAACTAAAAGATATTGATTACGCTAATAGAAATACCTTAAAAGTTGTAGATGAGCAATTAAAAAATAATTATGAAGAAGAGGAAGATCCAGATATAGAAAATCCTGAATATAACATCCCTGCTACTGAACCTGATCCTATTGAAGAATATATGAAAGCTCAAGAATTAAAGAAACTTCAAAGATATTATGATGCTAGAGAAGCTCCTTTTAAAAAAAATGCAAATAAAATAGGAGATATATCAACATCTGAGCTTTATTCAGAAAATGAAACTAGTACTCCTGCATATTCTAGTGATAAAGAATATTTAGATTATATTATGGCTGGTATTGGAGATAATAATACTAATCCTAATATGCAAAAAGAGAAAAAACAATTTTTAAAAAATGCTGCTGTTAATAATTTTGTTTTAAAAAATCCATTGACTCCTCCTATTTCAAAATTTGAAGTAAAGACTGGAACATTAATACCAGTTGTTATAACAAGTTCTATAAATAGTGATTTGCCAGGAAGTATTAGTGCTATGGTCAGAGAAAATATATATGATACATTGACAGGAACTGAAATACTAATACCTGCTGGTTCTAAACTATATGGTAAGTTTTCTTCTGAAGTTTCTTGGGGTCAAACAAGAGTACAAGCTGTATTTAATAGATTAACTCTTCCAAACGGAAAATCAATAAATTTAGGTGCTATGGGTGTGGCTGATGCTCAGGGTCGTTCAGGACTTACTGGAGATGTTGATTTACATTTAGGAAAAGTAATTGGCTCAATTATTATGGCTGGTGTTGTTGGTGGAGCTGATGGAGCTTTAACAAACAATGGTAATTACAGAAAAGATGGTAATTCTGCATTAAGTAGAGCTGGTGAAGAATCTGGAAGAACTACTGTTGAAACAGTTGATAAATATACATCAAAGGTGTTAGAGGTTCAGCCAACTATTTGGGTTGAAGCTGGTTCAAGAGCTACATTGATGATAGAAGAAGATCTTATATTAGAAAAATATGATAAGTCTATAAATTATTTATCAGAATAA
- a CDS encoding helicase HerA domain-containing protein: MNTIIFFGLCCFALMLFIKNEVEYNYNDKDSVSNYLPWGFLLGNGIIYNKNGSYLKCFKFRGKDLKSLEQVDLVFDRAKLNNAFGRSTGNNGTWQLNVESRRKRSTPYIKSQFKEKILQKMDDIRANKYNSGEFYESEFYLTLSWLPPADLITGLKDKLFEGKNEEYENYKNKLVEEFETEVRNYINLIKNVFREIKELNDEETLTYLHSCFSQNDKQNVTSARKEVMLDAYLSDTPIMNGYPPKIGDEYIGIVSILSFPNDTFPAMFDKINQLNFEFRCATRFTIYSSADGQKLVERKTGKWAGKRIKGLDNLLIAFKIKQKMEVEVNQEAENKKQEGDDFLTALQEETTNIGEYTFSVILKDKSPQNLNKKIEEVVSIIQNRGFTAVVESVNILEAFMGSMPADFVHNRRQHPLPTLVATDIMQFYSIYSGNQWNNHLNSCPLLYANSCKGSDVVYFNLHVGDTGHAAVFGETGGGKSVLLNLIASQFKKYKDSQVFIFDKGGSSRVLTTAIKGKFYDLGTDQLGFQPLANVNDELERTFAYSWLCEIFEQENITLTPEHKSEIHKALKSVGDLPKDLRTITQFEVQVQSEDLRLAIHQYTKDGAYGRYFDSNYDSFTNEYSWQSFEVEKLMENSKVYIPILKYIFHKLEVEMYSEGKPTLLIIDEFGRLIKNKAFASKIEEWEVTLRKKNVAILFATQQLSDVSNSDIKDALLSSCQTIIYLPNIRATNETFYNTYKSFGLNNKQIEIITNLENKRDYYAVSKEGNLDFTPNLSEFELAFIGANSPQDQIKAVEIEKELTALETKNENWEDEFYKRWKSFKNLKENLEN; this comes from the coding sequence ATGAATACAATTATATTTTTTGGACTATGTTGCTTTGCGTTAATGCTTTTTATAAAAAATGAAGTAGAGTATAATTACAACGATAAAGATTCTGTCAGTAACTATTTACCATGGGGATTCCTACTTGGTAATGGAATTATATATAATAAAAATGGAAGTTATTTAAAATGCTTTAAATTTAGAGGTAAAGATTTAAAAAGCTTAGAACAAGTTGATTTGGTTTTTGATAGAGCAAAATTAAATAATGCTTTTGGTAGAAGTACTGGGAATAATGGTACTTGGCAACTAAATGTTGAATCTCGTAGAAAACGTTCTACTCCTTATATAAAATCTCAATTTAAAGAAAAAATACTACAAAAAATGGATGATATAAGAGCTAATAAATATAACAGTGGCGAATTTTATGAAAGTGAGTTTTATCTAACTTTATCTTGGCTTCCTCCAGCTGACCTAATAACTGGACTTAAAGATAAATTATTTGAAGGCAAAAATGAAGAATATGAAAATTATAAAAATAAACTAGTTGAAGAATTTGAAACTGAAGTTAGAAATTATATAAATTTAATTAAAAATGTTTTTAGAGAAATTAAAGAATTAAATGATGAAGAAACTTTAACTTATTTACATTCTTGTTTTTCTCAAAATGATAAGCAAAATGTTACTTCTGCCAGAAAAGAAGTAATGTTAGATGCTTATTTGTCTGATACTCCTATAATGAATGGATATCCTCCCAAAATTGGTGATGAATATATTGGGATTGTTTCTATACTATCTTTTCCAAATGATACTTTTCCAGCTATGTTTGATAAGATAAATCAATTAAACTTTGAATTTAGATGTGCAACTAGATTTACAATATATTCTTCAGCTGATGGACAAAAATTAGTAGAAAGAAAAACTGGGAAATGGGCCGGTAAAAGAATTAAAGGACTTGATAACCTTTTAATAGCCTTCAAAATTAAACAAAAAATGGAAGTTGAAGTAAACCAAGAAGCAGAAAATAAAAAGCAAGAAGGAGATGATTTTTTAACAGCATTACAAGAAGAAACAACTAACATAGGTGAATATACTTTTTCTGTAATTTTAAAAGATAAATCTCCTCAAAATTTAAATAAAAAAATAGAAGAAGTTGTATCAATAATTCAAAATAGAGGTTTTACAGCTGTTGTTGAAAGTGTAAATATTTTAGAAGCTTTTATGGGTAGTATGCCAGCTGACTTTGTACATAATAGAAGACAACATCCTTTACCAACTTTGGTTGCTACTGATATAATGCAATTTTATTCTATATATTCTGGGAATCAATGGAATAATCATTTAAATTCTTGTCCTTTACTTTATGCTAATAGCTGTAAAGGAAGTGATGTTGTATATTTTAATCTACATGTTGGAGATACTGGTCATGCTGCTGTATTTGGAGAAACAGGAGGAGGTAAATCTGTTCTTTTAAATCTTATTGCCTCTCAATTTAAAAAATATAAAGATTCTCAAGTTTTTATCTTTGATAAAGGTGGCTCATCAAGAGTTTTAACTACTGCAATTAAAGGAAAATTTTATGATTTAGGAACTGATCAACTTGGATTTCAACCTCTTGCAAATGTAAATGATGAGTTAGAAAGAACTTTTGCATATTCTTGGTTATGTGAAATTTTTGAACAAGAAAATATTACTTTAACTCCTGAACATAAATCTGAAATACATAAAGCATTAAAATCTGTTGGAGATTTACCTAAAGATTTAAGAACTATTACTCAATTTGAAGTTCAAGTTCAGTCAGAAGATTTAAGATTAGCAATACATCAATACACAAAAGATGGGGCATATGGTAGATACTTTGATTCAAACTATGATTCCTTTACTAATGAGTATAGCTGGCAATCTTTTGAAGTTGAAAAACTTATGGAAAATAGCAAAGTGTATATTCCAATTTTAAAATATATATTCCATAAACTTGAAGTTGAAATGTATTCAGAAGGAAAACCAACTCTATTAATAATTGATGAGTTTGGAAGACTTATAAAAAATAAAGCTTTTGCAAGTAAAATTGAAGAATGGGAAGTTACTTTAAGAAAGAAAAATGTAGCTATTTTATTTGCAACACAACAATTAAGTGATGTTTCTAATTCTGATATAAAGGATGCTTTATTAAGCTCTTGTCAAACAATTATTTATTTACCTAATATTAGAGCAACCAATGAAACATTCTATAACACATATAAATCTTTTGGATTAAATAATAAACAAATTGAAATAATAACCAACTTAGAAAATAAAAGAGATTATTATGCTGTATCTAAAGAAGGAAATTTAGACTTTACTCCTAATCTTAGTGAATTTGAATTAGCTTTTATAGGTGCTAATTCTCCTCAAGATCAAATAAAAGCAGTTGAAATTGAAAAAGAATTAACTGCTTTAGAAACAAAGAATGAAAATTGGGAGGATGAATTCTATAAGAGATGGAAAAGCTTCAAAAATCTAAAAGAAAATTTAGAAAACTAA
- a CDS encoding helix-turn-helix domain-containing protein — protein MLNKYPDVLTVKEAREILRIGMNSMYHILQSGELKSIKIGRIYKIKKENVIEYINRKSKERIKE, from the coding sequence ATGCTTAATAAATATCCTGATGTATTAACAGTAAAAGAAGCTAGAGAAATATTACGAATTGGTATGAACAGTATGTATCATATATTACAATCTGGTGAATTAAAATCAATTAAAATTGGAAGAATATATAAAATAAAAAAAGAAAATGTGATAGAATATATAAATAGAAAGAGTAAAGAAAGGATAAAGGAATAG
- a CDS encoding type IV secretion system protein, translating into MKKILYILVFFILVFSSYAGTPSRGLPPEYKAENSGKKIEYGYGTNMGYIREGQGYGIVVKTMQDLDKLRAEYEIAEKNNNAFEMDKIKNGIRRNSEKVTELLVGDYTFDNIFKRAMEPINNIASLLLGVANYLLSILTVLEIILLIVEAPTKFPIDDIFARVVRWGFLKFILVNWPRFIKLFKEAAMTIARYAAASDHIDVTPEGFWLFFATPLVNTIEDIHIYNVVWAIVTALGLIVAVLIVVELFMAELEFYVLTGFSIILIPFMAWKKTEGVGTKVIAVAASQITRLMFMYFFVQVGRRLIPNTGPFSFYTLDAMWLLIKYEAILYTLKIFVSRAPAFASAMMSGGAATSGRDITGPAGNFVSRTVGTAVGMVGSAIGLLATYKTLKAANSTKNIANQLNNAANPGGSNNNNTNNGGSSH; encoded by the coding sequence ATGAAAAAAATTTTGTATATTCTTGTATTTTTCATTTTAGTTTTTTCTTCTTATGCTGGTACTCCATCTCGTGGATTACCACCTGAATATAAAGCTGAAAATTCAGGTAAAAAAATAGAATATGGATATGGTACTAATATGGGCTATATTAGAGAAGGACAGGGATATGGAATAGTCGTAAAAACCATGCAAGATTTAGATAAATTGAGAGCTGAATATGAAATAGCTGAAAAAAATAATAATGCTTTTGAAATGGATAAAATTAAGAATGGTATAAGAAGAAATTCAGAAAAAGTTACTGAATTACTTGTTGGAGATTATACATTTGATAATATTTTTAAAAGAGCTATGGAACCAATAAATAATATTGCTTCTTTATTATTAGGAGTAGCTAATTATTTATTATCTATTCTTACAGTATTAGAAATAATATTGTTAATAGTGGAAGCTCCTACAAAATTTCCAATTGATGATATTTTTGCAAGAGTTGTTAGATGGGGATTTTTAAAATTTATTTTAGTAAATTGGCCCAGATTTATAAAATTATTTAAAGAAGCTGCAATGACAATTGCTCGATATGCAGCAGCATCAGATCATATAGATGTAACACCAGAAGGATTTTGGCTATTTTTTGCTACACCATTAGTCAATACAATAGAAGATATACATATTTATAATGTTGTTTGGGCTATAGTAACTGCACTAGGATTAATTGTAGCTGTTTTAATAGTGGTTGAATTATTTATGGCAGAATTAGAATTTTATGTTTTAACAGGTTTCTCTATTATCCTAATTCCATTTATGGCCTGGAAAAAAACTGAAGGAGTTGGAACTAAAGTTATAGCTGTTGCTGCTTCACAAATAACTAGACTTATGTTTATGTATTTCTTTGTTCAAGTTGGAAGAAGACTTATTCCAAATACTGGACCTTTTAGTTTTTACACTTTAGATGCTATGTGGCTTTTAATAAAATATGAAGCTATTCTTTACACATTAAAAATCTTTGTCAGTAGAGCCCCTGCTTTTGCCAGTGCAATGATGAGTGGAGGTGCTGCTACTTCTGGAAGAGATATTACCGGACCTGCTGGTAACTTTGTTAGTCGTACAGTTGGTACAGCAGTTGGGATGGTGGGCTCTGCTATTGGGTTATTAGCTACATATAAAACTTTAAAAGCTGCTAACTCTACCAAGAATATAGCTAATCAATTAAATAATGCTGCCAATCCTGGTGGAAGTAATAACAATAATACCAATAATGGAGGAAGTTCTCACTAG